A region from the Alnus glutinosa chromosome 5, dhAlnGlut1.1, whole genome shotgun sequence genome encodes:
- the LOC133868655 gene encoding glutamate receptor 2.7-like codes for MAFSVLTVSTITFLFVLYYGAEAAIANEVTNIGAIIDVNSRIGKEEKIGMEIAVQNFNKNSNTHKLSLYIRKPHRITSVAEEMIKEKKVKVIIGMHTWQEAALVADVGNESQVPVISFAAPAITQPRMPLRWPFLIQMAKNVSEEIKCIADIVQAYSWQRVVAIYEDEPYGGDSGKLELLSEALQNVGSEIEYHLVLPPYSFFVSDPERVVQEELDELLKIQSRVFIVLQSSLEMVTHLFRKAKQMGFVGRDSAWIIAESITSLLDSVDDSVISSMEGALGIKTKYSDIAKHQDFYSQFRKNFRAEYPEEDNSVPGIYALRAYDSITTVTQAINITSTSNASSPKKLLHHLLSSNFSGLSGEIRFEEGRLSDTPILRIVNVVGKRYKEIDFWVPEHGFSENPAIEKAKEQNETTQTRLAGPVIWPGNLQDRPPKGWVTPTNAKPLQIGVPGRTTFEKFVKVVYGETPEQNKYDGFCIQIFYEVLSLLGYHLPYKFEPYNGTYDELVKHVYDKSYDAVIGDITLLADRMQYVDFTLPFAESGLSMIVPAKPEGSVWMFMKPFTLGMWVATVAILIYTMLIVWFLERPCNPEFNGPWKNQMSTALWFTFSSLFFAHREKIYSNLSRLVIVLWLFVVFVLTSSYTASLSSMLTVPQLPPSVITDHVDWLKKNNLKVGCDGDSFVRTYLKNVVGFNPQNVLNVTSEYNYTGVFETNIISAAFLELPYEKAFLSKYCNGYIGTKPTTGFGGLGFIFQKGSPMARDFSKAILSLSENGKLKALEDEWLTPLDECSTSLTSSATQSLSVHSFWVLYLISFATSTICLLLSLHCSPINRRKHQHAYEGNVTPDDESVWKKAVTLVRYFRIKSTGTAPPLADTSDINPDTQDVNECSSRWEFISISDTLEPSSPAAEVEITTMNS; via the exons ATGGCTTTCTCAGTTTTAACGGTTAGCacaatcacttttcttttcgTTCTCTACTATGGAGCTGAAGCCGCCATCGCTAACGAAGTTACGAACATAGGTGCCATCATTGATGTTAATTCCCGTATAggcaaagaagagaaaataggCATGGAAATTGCGGTTCAGAACTTCAACAAAAACTCGAACACTCACAAACTCTCCCTCTATATCCGGAAGCCTCATAGAATAACTTCTGTTG ctgaagagATGATTAAAGAAAAGAAGGTGAAAGTGATTATTGGCATGCACACGTGGCAGGAAGCAGCTCTGGTAGCCGATGTGGGAAATGAATCTCAAGTTCCCGTTATTTCATTTGCAGCACCCGCCATTACCCAACCACGGATGCCACTTCGTTGGCCTTTCTTAATACAAATGGCTAAAAATGTTTCTGAAGAAATAAAATGCATTGCTGATATTGTTCAGGCGTACAGTTGGCAAAGGGTCGTTGCGATTTACGAAGATGAACCGTACGGTGGTGATTCTGGGAAGTTGGAACTTTTATCCGAGGCTCTCCAAAATGTGGGTTCGGAGATTGAATACCATTTGGTTCTTCCACCATATTCTTTTTTTGTGTCTGATCCGGAAAGGGTTGTCCAAGAAGAGCTCGATGAGCTACTGAAAATACAATCTCGGGTTTTTATCGTTCTTCAGTCATCATTAGAGATGGTGACTCATTTGTTCAGAAAAGCTAAGCAGATGGGATTTGTAGGGAGGGATTCAGCATGGATAATTGCAGAAAGCATTACTAGTTTGCTGGACTCTGTTGACGACTCCGTTATTTCCTCCATGGAAGGTGCGTTAGGAATCAAGACTAAATATTCTGATATCGCCAAGCATCAAGATTTTTATTCCCAGTTCCGAAAGAATTTCAGAGCTGAATATCCGGAGGAAGATAATTCTGTGCCTGGGATTTATGCTTTGCGAGCATATGATAGCATTACAACTGTAACACAAGCGATAAACATAACGAGTACTAGTAACGCTAGCAGTCCAAAGAAGTTGCTACACCATCTCTTGTCAAGCAATTTCTCTGGTTTAAGCGGCGAAATACGTTTCGAAGAAGGCCGGCTATCGGACACTCCCATATTGAGGATCGTAAACGTGGTTGGGAAGAGATACAAAGAAATTGACTTCTGGGTACCAGAGCACGGGTTTTCAGAAAACCCTGCCATAGAAAAAGCGAAAGAGCAAAATGAAACAACTCAAACAAGATTGGCCGGTCCAGTAATTTGGCCAGGGAACTTGCAAGATCGTCCTCCGAAAGGTTGGGTAACGCCAACAAATGCAAAGCCACTGCAGATTGGAGTTCCGGGAAGAACAACGTTCGAGAAGTTTGTGAAGGTTGTGTATGGAGAGACACCGGAACAGAACAAATACGATGGCTTTTGCATTCAAATTTTCTATGAGGTGCTAAGCCTTTTAGGCTATCATCTGCCTTACAAATTTGAGCCCTACAATGGCACCTACGACGAACTGGTTAAACATGTCTATGACAAG TCTTATGATGCTGTCATTGGCGACATTACCTTACTGGCTGATCGAATGCAATACGTTGATTTTACTTTGCCGTTTGCGGAGTCAGGTTTGTCGATGATTGTTCCAGCAAAACCGGAAGGGTCAGTATGGATGTTTATGAAGCCATTCACATTGGGAATGTGGGTGGCGACAGTTGCCATCTTGATATACACAATGCTCATAGTTTGGTTCTTGGAGCGTCCATGCAATCCAGAATTTAATGGCCCCTGGAAGAACCAGATGAGCACTGCGCTTTGGTTCACCTTCTCATCTCTCTTCTTTGCTCATA GGGAAAAAATCTACAGCAACCTCAGTCGTTTGGTGATTGTACTATGGCTCTTTGTCGTGTTCGTCCTTACATCAAGCTACACCGCTTCTCTGTCTTCAATGCTGACTGTTCCACAGCTGCCACCCAGTGTTATTACAGACCATGTAGACTGGCTAAAGAAGAATAACTTGAAAGTTGGCTGCGATGGGGATTCATTTGTAAGGACATACCTGAAGAATGTTGTTGGGTTCAATCCACAGAACGTCTTGAACGTCACCAGCGAATACAATTACACAGGGGTATTTGAAACCAATATTATATCTGCTGCCTTCCTTGAACTCCCATACGAGAAAGCTTTCCTCAGTAAGTACTGCAACGGCTACATTGGCACCAAACCCACCACCGGATTTGGAGGATTGGGCTTT ATATTCCAGAAAGGCTCTCCAATGGCCAGGGATTTTTCTAAAGCCATTCTGTCTCTATCGGAGAACGGTAAACTAAAGGCACTAGAAGACGAATGGTTGACTCCTCTGGACGAGTGTTCAACCAGCCTAACTTCCAGCGCAACTCAAAGCCTGAGCGTCCACAGCTTTTGGGTTCTCTATCTAATATCCTTTGCCACTTCCACCATTTGTCTTCTACTATCACTACATTGCTCACCAATAAATCGTCGGAAACATCAGCATGCATATGAAGGAAATGTAACCCCAGATGATGAAAGTGTTTGGAAGAAGGCCGTTACACTAGTAAGATACTTTCGTATCAAAAGTACAGGAACAGCTCCTCCTTTAGCGGACACATCGGATATAAATCCAGACACGCAGGATGTAAATGAATGTTCTTCGAGGTGGGAATTCATAAGCATTTCTGACACTCTGGAGCCGTCCTCCCCAGCAGCTGAAGTCGAAATTACTACTATGAACTCCTGA